One part of the Streptomyces ferrugineus genome encodes these proteins:
- a CDS encoding peptidase inhibitor family I36 protein, which produces MLAATGTLAATAGLSGTAAAGEVGVTAACPRGAFCMYTGANQTGTMYARYSNWSGTISGIKSVYNNGNPQPGYDHVNFTWQYNGNTFTKCFHYPFDTPYKTNYVGVTAKKVVWRGEC; this is translated from the coding sequence ATGCTCGCAGCCACCGGCACACTGGCGGCGACCGCCGGCCTCTCGGGTACCGCCGCCGCCGGGGAGGTCGGCGTCACCGCGGCCTGTCCCAGGGGCGCGTTCTGCATGTACACCGGGGCGAACCAGACGGGCACGATGTACGCGAGGTACAGCAACTGGTCCGGCACCATCTCCGGCATCAAGTCCGTCTACAACAACGGCAATCCCCAGCCGGGATACGACCACGTGAACTTCACCTGGCAGTACAACGGCAACACCTTCACCAAGTGCTTCCACTACCCCTTCGACACCCCGTACAAGACGAACTACGTCGGGGTCACCGCGAAGAAGGTCGTCTGGCGCGGCGAGTGCTGA
- a CDS encoding phospholipase D-like domain-containing protein, which yields MACDLWLVPLVDVLCHTPDNPFAEELAQYNKVLAEAGLPPVPVYQYMPGLSGDVAPVAGFDYDALHFLRRAYLLQVCGLAVTPVDELGGDYEQLLEMFESTAQQSHLVWHYDHAGAYVPVDFPGPLANDELLAGGGPLGSSQALLRELESVAPVIGIDPANPPTAPQPPLAPTSLEEPAVPAPYDPSPFARERHVWLGLHAAATRSLAQGSMIVFS from the coding sequence TTGGCCTGTGACCTGTGGCTGGTACCGCTTGTCGATGTGTTGTGCCACACCCCCGACAACCCTTTCGCCGAGGAACTCGCGCAATACAACAAGGTGCTCGCCGAGGCCGGGCTGCCACCGGTGCCGGTGTACCAGTACATGCCGGGCCTGTCCGGCGACGTCGCCCCGGTCGCCGGCTTCGACTACGACGCGCTGCACTTCCTGCGCCGCGCGTATCTGCTCCAGGTCTGCGGCCTTGCGGTGACGCCGGTCGACGAACTGGGCGGCGACTACGAACAGCTGCTGGAGATGTTCGAGTCGACGGCCCAGCAGTCGCACCTGGTCTGGCACTACGACCACGCGGGCGCCTATGTCCCGGTCGACTTCCCGGGTCCGCTGGCCAACGACGAGCTCCTCGCGGGCGGCGGCCCGTTGGGCTCCTCGCAGGCACTGCTGCGCGAGCTGGAGTCCGTGGCCCCGGTGATCGGTATCGACCCGGCCAACCCCCCGACGGCGCCGCAGCCCCCGCTCGCCCCCACGTCCCTGGAGGAACCGGCCGTGCCCGCCCCGTACGACCCCAGCCCTTTCGCCCGCGAACGGCACGTCTGGCTGGGGCTGCACGCGGCGGCGACGCGGAGTCTGGCGCAGGGTTCGATGATCGTCTTCAGCTGA
- a CDS encoding PIN domain-containing protein — protein MSAARTGSTGVVFDESALLALGSGNSLASQFVANNEHGPTRHVYVPALCLAAADGMRKGLAEHVGALPAVEIVELDFSGASTVGALLRDGVEWRLGHAIHLSRPTPDWPDGRHVLTVEPDQYADMPLVRTIRLPRQR, from the coding sequence GTGAGCGCGGCGAGGACTGGGTCGACCGGCGTCGTCTTCGACGAGTCGGCCCTGCTGGCGCTCGGCTCGGGGAACTCTCTGGCCTCTCAGTTCGTCGCGAACAACGAGCACGGGCCCACTCGGCACGTGTACGTTCCGGCGCTGTGCCTGGCTGCTGCGGACGGCATGCGCAAAGGGCTCGCCGAGCATGTCGGAGCGCTGCCCGCCGTGGAGATCGTCGAGTTGGACTTCTCCGGGGCGTCCACCGTGGGTGCGCTGTTGCGCGACGGAGTGGAGTGGCGGCTCGGCCACGCGATCCATCTGTCCCGGCCGACGCCGGACTGGCCTGATGGGCGCCATGTGCTGACCGTCGAACCGGACCAGTACGCGGACATGCCCCTCGTGCGCACCATCCGGTTGCCGCGTCAGCGGTGA
- a CDS encoding DUF397 domain-containing protein produces MTGTLRWFKSSYSSDSGGECLEVARCPQTPTAIHIRDSKNPDGPNLTVSGHAWAHFIGGAAR; encoded by the coding sequence GTGACCGGCACTCTGCGGTGGTTCAAGTCCAGCTACAGCAGTGACAGTGGCGGCGAATGCCTCGAAGTCGCCCGCTGCCCCCAAACCCCCACCGCCATCCACATCCGCGACTCCAAGAACCCCGACGGCCCGAACCTCACCGTCTCCGGCCACGCCTGGGCCCACTTCATCGGCGGCGCCGCCCGCTGA